In Spartobacteria bacterium, one genomic interval encodes:
- a CDS encoding radical SAM protein, translating into MKYKKILLINPCFNVEWKGVTPPIGQGYLSETLHREKITHDVLDMNLGYGLNHLYKKLDSFQPDLVGISMITRNYYEFYQLLADVKTHCPDIKTIAGGPHVTIMKEQVLKECPALDFGIVHEGEDTLVELCRGLIPLAEIKGVLYRENDAILYTGDRPYVQDLDQIPWPRYEQFEMEKYFKEINIFSSRGCPYHCIFCARPVITSCFRKRSAENVVDEMEYWYKKGYRKFNFEDDNFNLVPSRVYKICDEIERRGLKDILIRCSNGIRADRVDKDVLTRMYQVGYRYLAIGVDAGNDRMLKIIKKGETMEQIENAIRLACELGFSVKLFFVFGNPTETPDDVRDMASISLKYPISEVHFNNIIPYPGTELYEWVKANDGFLLPPEVFLNDAAFMDIEPVFETPELPKAVKVELKKYLERVRREVHRRAVRRIFQHTITGYVASYVATNTLFEHLYYKNRIFRSVVEHFRYNITKHNMPDAA; encoded by the coding sequence ATGAAATACAAAAAAATACTGCTGATCAACCCCTGCTTCAATGTGGAATGGAAAGGAGTCACCCCCCCCATCGGACAAGGCTATCTATCCGAAACACTGCACAGAGAAAAGATAACCCATGATGTACTGGACATGAATTTGGGCTACGGACTAAATCACCTTTATAAAAAACTGGATTCATTTCAGCCCGACCTCGTCGGTATCAGTATGATTACCAGAAATTACTACGAATTTTATCAGCTGCTTGCTGATGTTAAAACGCACTGCCCTGATATCAAAACCATCGCCGGCGGCCCACACGTCACCATCATGAAGGAACAGGTGCTTAAGGAATGTCCCGCGCTGGACTTCGGCATCGTTCATGAAGGGGAAGACACGCTGGTAGAATTATGCCGAGGCCTCATCCCTTTGGCTGAGATCAAAGGTGTTCTCTATCGCGAAAACGATGCGATTCTTTATACGGGCGACCGACCTTATGTGCAGGATCTGGATCAGATTCCCTGGCCACGCTATGAACAGTTTGAAATGGAAAAATATTTCAAGGAAATAAATATTTTTTCAAGTCGCGGCTGTCCCTATCACTGCATCTTCTGCGCTCGTCCCGTCATCACCTCCTGCTTTCGCAAACGAAGTGCTGAGAATGTGGTTGATGAGATGGAATACTGGTACAAAAAAGGCTACCGCAAATTCAATTTTGAGGACGATAACTTCAACCTCGTCCCATCCCGAGTTTACAAAATATGCGATGAAATCGAGCGGCGCGGACTGAAGGATATCCTCATCCGCTGCTCCAACGGCATCCGCGCAGATCGCGTGGACAAAGACGTGCTCACCCGCATGTATCAGGTCGGCTACCGCTATCTGGCCATCGGCGTCGATGCCGGCAACGACCGCATGCTCAAGATTATCAAAAAAGGCGAAACCATGGAGCAGATCGAGAACGCCATCCGGCTGGCCTGCGAACTGGGCTTCAGCGTAAAATTGTTCTTCGTCTTCGGTAATCCCACCGAAACGCCGGACGACGTTCGAGACATGGCCTCCATCAGCCTCAAGTATCCCATCAGCGAAGTCCATTTCAACAACATCATCCCCTATCCCGGAACCGAACTCTATGAATGGGTTAAAGCGAACGATGGATTTTTGCTCCCGCCTGAAGTCTTTTTGAACGATGCCGCCTTCATGGATATCGAGCCCGTTTTTGAAACCCCTGAATTACCCAAAGCCGTAAAAGTCGAACTAAAAAAATATCTGGAACGCGTTCGACGGGAGGTGCATCGGCGCGCCGTGCGACGAATTTTCCAGCATACCATAACAGGCTACGTGGCCAGCTACGTGGCGACCAATACGCTCTTCGAACACCTCTATTATAAAAATCGGATCTTCCGCAGCGTCGTTGAACATTTCCGCTATAATATAACCAAACACAACATGCCGGATGCTGCATAA
- a CDS encoding AraC family transcriptional regulator: MFFSLQNVGCGQFQQDQLGATAVSTGYSAIIWCREGDVDVVIEDDQYKLVAGQICVVFPDMEFTFTCCSPTCSLCWFVVEGHDVENTCRTQGLWSGVFNGGPISQEWFEALNAKWREKKADVTQCAAIAYDAVDYVSTVIQTSAMEPIMHQAKRLMHIHYGDQQYTINSLFRELKIHRTELDRMFREAGNTALQYLQDVRIRESRRQLRITDRHVADIAMSCGYDDQNYFARLFRKHMKCSPTIFRNKCRCLENQSRVKKPFFQRD, from the coding sequence ATGTTTTTTTCATTGCAGAATGTTGGTTGCGGGCAATTTCAACAGGATCAGCTGGGGGCAACGGCGGTGTCGACGGGTTATTCCGCCATTATTTGGTGTCGCGAAGGGGACGTCGATGTAGTGATTGAAGATGATCAGTATAAACTGGTTGCAGGTCAGATATGTGTTGTGTTCCCTGATATGGAATTCACTTTTACCTGCTGTTCTCCGACATGTTCCCTGTGCTGGTTTGTTGTCGAGGGGCATGATGTCGAAAATACGTGCCGAACACAGGGGCTGTGGAGCGGCGTCTTTAACGGTGGCCCGATTTCACAAGAATGGTTTGAGGCATTGAACGCAAAATGGCGGGAAAAAAAGGCTGATGTCACGCAATGTGCCGCCATTGCCTATGATGCCGTAGATTATGTTTCAACAGTCATTCAGACGTCGGCAATGGAGCCCATAATGCATCAAGCCAAACGGCTTATGCATATTCATTATGGTGATCAGCAGTACACCATCAACTCGCTTTTCAGAGAATTGAAAATCCATCGTACAGAACTGGACCGCATGTTCCGTGAGGCAGGTAATACCGCGCTTCAATATTTGCAGGATGTGCGTATTCGTGAAAGTCGGCGTCAGTTGCGGATAACAGATCGCCATGTTGCTGATATTGCCATGTCCTGCGGATATGACGATCAGAATTATTTTGCCCGCCTGTTTCGCAAGCACATGAAGTGTTCGCCAACGATTTTTCGCAATAAATGCCGTTGTCTTGAAAATCAGTCGCGCGTAAAAAAACCTTTTTTCCAAAGGGATTGA
- a CDS encoding ABC transporter permease subunit, translating into MEPKQIRWNQVKHHWEIYLFIIPTLITIALFIYYPAASGIFHSFFRWNGADISEPLGLANYKDLLFSSEFWRSFRNAFILGFWNIIKMVPPLFVAVAIHRCKSDRLQYFYRLLFVIPMVIPPLIVALIWRSFFFEATNGYLNGAIAALHLKGFLNFIAPYVGWGDVFAGQEPAAWLGDPRLIMTACIIWGFPWISSLAVLTHLAKLQSISKDVYEAGDMDGVTWLSKFTHIELPLITGSIYIMLVFVIIGTLTDAGMIIALAGMEGGPGGNVDVPALFMLRKAFIDQKMGYACAVGIVLMLMVMSLQKISTLVSEWSEYNPDTRRRIRLCFLVSGMVLNGLAPFAALWGQSMDLSLLDVVAHSTSQWFPVWLSSWGVGGYAMEFPQLIRLISFGCLLVAIPWGMILRRRSVPQRSAESREPSCLSGERTKSDIRLDNQILKLNNPRQRRVRKYRAGVLIFLRHAYIWFVLAFAFFPLYLMMVVSFKTNAQFYQAPSTLTAPFHPENWAAAWEQITPTLANSVFLSISSTLLMLFFALSAAYFFARLRMPFSRFLWNAILILMMLPMIANLVPLFRLMRDMNLLNTLTALILIGAAQGQIFGIFMLRNFIADIPMDLYEAAEMDGASHFRQMSMIVLPLAGPILGTVGVMHFMTAWNEFVLPLIMMRDHARLPVMVQLIRMAGEYIKLWGPLMAGYAMAAVPVILLFAFSMKLFVRGMTDGSVKG; encoded by the coding sequence ATGGAACCGAAACAAATTCGCTGGAATCAGGTTAAGCATCACTGGGAGATCTATCTGTTCATTATCCCTACGCTCATTACCATTGCCCTGTTTATTTATTATCCAGCTGCCAGCGGGATTTTTCACAGTTTTTTCCGATGGAACGGTGCGGATATTTCTGAGCCGCTGGGACTGGCCAATTACAAAGATTTGCTCTTCTCCAGCGAATTTTGGCGATCTTTTCGTAATGCGTTTATTCTGGGTTTCTGGAACATCATCAAGATGGTGCCGCCTCTGTTCGTTGCAGTGGCCATACATCGGTGCAAAAGCGATCGGCTCCAGTATTTTTACCGCCTGCTCTTTGTCATTCCCATGGTGATTCCGCCGTTGATTGTGGCGCTGATCTGGCGTTCCTTCTTCTTTGAAGCGACCAATGGCTATTTGAACGGGGCGATTGCCGCATTACATTTAAAAGGTTTTCTGAATTTCATTGCCCCCTATGTGGGTTGGGGCGATGTATTTGCCGGACAGGAACCGGCTGCCTGGCTGGGGGATCCGCGTCTAATTATGACGGCCTGCATTATCTGGGGATTTCCATGGATTAGTTCGCTGGCGGTGCTCACCCATCTGGCCAAATTGCAGAGCATCAGTAAAGATGTGTACGAAGCAGGGGATATGGATGGCGTGACCTGGCTGAGTAAATTCACCCATATCGAACTGCCGCTGATCACGGGTTCCATCTACATCATGCTGGTGTTCGTAATTATCGGTACACTGACCGATGCCGGAATGATTATTGCGCTGGCAGGGATGGAAGGCGGTCCGGGCGGCAATGTAGATGTTCCGGCACTTTTTATGCTGCGTAAGGCCTTTATCGATCAGAAGATGGGCTATGCCTGCGCGGTAGGAATTGTGCTGATGCTGATGGTCATGTCGCTTCAGAAAATCAGCACGCTGGTCAGCGAGTGGTCGGAATACAATCCGGATACGCGCAGACGTATCCGTTTGTGTTTTCTTGTGTCAGGGATGGTGCTCAACGGTCTGGCGCCTTTTGCTGCTCTCTGGGGACAGTCTATGGATTTGTCGCTGTTAGATGTTGTGGCGCATTCGACGTCGCAATGGTTTCCTGTGTGGTTATCCAGCTGGGGTGTCGGGGGATATGCGATGGAATTTCCGCAATTAATTCGACTGATATCCTTTGGCTGTTTGTTGGTCGCCATTCCCTGGGGAATGATCCTTCGTCGCCGGTCCGTCCCCCAACGTTCAGCGGAATCACGTGAACCATCCTGCTTGTCAGGTGAACGAACCAAAAGCGATATACGACTGGATAACCAGATTTTAAAACTGAATAATCCGAGGCAGCGTCGTGTACGGAAATATCGGGCCGGTGTATTGATATTCCTGCGTCACGCATACATCTGGTTTGTGCTGGCCTTCGCCTTTTTCCCGCTATATCTGATGATGGTGGTCAGCTTTAAGACCAATGCTCAATTCTATCAGGCACCATCCACACTAACGGCCCCGTTTCACCCTGAAAACTGGGCGGCGGCATGGGAGCAAATCACACCGACGCTGGCCAATAGTGTCTTTCTGTCGATCAGTTCCACGTTGCTGATGCTCTTCTTTGCATTAAGTGCCGCCTACTTCTTTGCCCGTCTGCGTATGCCGTTTTCCCGGTTTCTGTGGAATGCCATTTTGATACTGATGATGCTGCCCATGATTGCCAATCTGGTGCCCCTGTTTCGACTGATGCGCGACATGAATCTCCTGAACACCTTGACCGCCCTGATACTCATCGGCGCGGCGCAGGGGCAGATTTTCGGTATTTTTATGCTTCGCAATTTCATTGCAGATATTCCCATGGACTTGTACGAAGCGGCCGAAATGGATGGAGCCAGTCATTTTCGGCAGATGTCCATGATCGTGCTGCCGCTGGCCGGGCCCATTCTCGGAACAGTCGGAGTGATGCATTTTATGACCGCTTGGAATGAATTCGTTCTACCGCTGATCATGATGCGTGATCATGCACGACTGCCGGTGATGGTGCAGCTGATTCGCATGGCCGGAGAGTACATAAAATTATGGGGTCCGCTGATGGCCGGATATGCGATGGCCGCCGTTCCCGTTATTCTGCTGTTTGCCTTCTCTATGAAACTGTTTGTGCGGGGTATGACGGATGGATCGGTCAAGGGATGA
- a CDS encoding extracellular solute-binding protein codes for MKLLYELKKYFPYVTMAVVYLWSMGAILMYRAEEGGPDTIELRVGHWQLEASVREAVNEMGILYNADRAARGLPEVRIVQDAIPDMIYPQWLTTQLMGGTAPDIIEVQLGAVPYHLWVQYYNRYFISISEWINQENPYNVGTSLEGVPFRLTFKDGMRNDYIEELQQYVSVPLSQFGVRIFYNKDLLKKITGFDRAPETYRDFINVCEQIRAATDEAGMHYIPIAGSKYHIGMWEYPMFDPLTYSVKDVADFNRDGFVDNGEQYTAFATGRLSFDHPALRARYKVFREITDFFQTGYTGLTRDEAVFLFAQQKSVFMTTGTWDARSLLEQAEGQFDVGVMDYPLPTASHPEYGSVIQGPSYERIGGGFHFGITRTSKHPEVAYDFLQFMGSLKNNEKMNDIIGWIPSVRETQMPGFLQGFEPHLNGIYGNFNPAGLGGETWLQWVRQFALYQVKLISYEELADSFESFYIDKGRKDYLEQQKDWRRGMVNNEQFLAGLRSEILYPGEQAEDRAWIRYLNVLNDRQILPEIQHVKQMRLVEYGVGEQVPGPYEYSPEVIERVKERLRKKQAVTITGME; via the coding sequence ATGAAGCTGTTGTACGAACTCAAAAAATATTTCCCGTATGTGACTATGGCTGTGGTCTATTTGTGGTCGATGGGTGCCATATTGATGTATCGAGCTGAGGAAGGCGGCCCTGACACGATAGAATTGCGCGTGGGGCACTGGCAACTGGAAGCCAGTGTGCGTGAAGCGGTAAACGAAATGGGGATTTTATACAACGCGGATCGTGCGGCCCGAGGACTGCCGGAAGTGCGTATTGTGCAGGATGCGATTCCTGACATGATTTATCCCCAGTGGCTGACGACCCAGCTCATGGGCGGGACGGCACCGGATATTATTGAAGTCCAGCTTGGAGCCGTGCCGTATCATTTATGGGTGCAGTATTATAATCGTTATTTCATTTCTATCAGTGAATGGATTAACCAAGAGAATCCCTATAATGTCGGAACGTCGCTTGAGGGGGTTCCTTTTCGACTCACCTTCAAGGACGGCATGCGCAACGATTATATCGAAGAATTGCAGCAATATGTCAGTGTGCCGCTGTCACAATTCGGTGTCCGCATTTTTTACAATAAAGATTTGCTGAAGAAGATTACAGGTTTCGACCGGGCACCAGAAACCTACCGTGACTTTATTAACGTGTGCGAGCAGATACGTGCGGCGACAGATGAGGCAGGGATGCATTATATTCCTATTGCCGGTTCCAAATATCATATTGGTATGTGGGAATATCCTATGTTCGATCCATTGACCTATTCAGTGAAAGATGTGGCGGATTTCAATCGCGACGGATTTGTTGACAATGGCGAGCAGTATACGGCATTCGCCACAGGGCGGTTATCCTTTGATCATCCGGCCCTTCGTGCACGCTATAAAGTATTTCGTGAAATCACCGATTTCTTTCAAACGGGGTATACCGGATTGACTCGCGACGAAGCGGTTTTCCTTTTTGCACAGCAGAAATCCGTATTTATGACCACTGGTACCTGGGATGCGCGTAGTTTGCTGGAGCAGGCCGAAGGACAGTTTGATGTCGGGGTGATGGATTATCCGCTGCCCACGGCCAGTCATCCTGAATATGGATCGGTGATACAGGGACCCAGTTACGAACGCATTGGCGGCGGTTTTCATTTTGGAATCACGCGCACCAGTAAACATCCGGAGGTGGCCTATGATTTTCTGCAATTTATGGGGTCGCTGAAAAACAACGAAAAGATGAATGACATCATCGGATGGATTCCCAGTGTGCGCGAAACGCAGATGCCGGGATTCCTCCAAGGATTTGAGCCCCATCTAAACGGGATTTACGGCAATTTCAATCCAGCGGGACTGGGTGGAGAAACCTGGCTGCAATGGGTTCGTCAGTTTGCCTTATATCAGGTGAAACTGATCTCCTACGAAGAACTGGCAGACTCATTTGAATCATTTTATATTGATAAAGGACGCAAGGATTATCTCGAACAGCAGAAGGATTGGCGTCGGGGAATGGTCAATAATGAACAGTTTCTGGCCGGACTGCGCTCCGAGATCTTGTATCCCGGCGAACAGGCGGAGGATCGCGCATGGATTCGGTATTTAAACGTGCTGAATGACCGACAGATACTGCCGGAAATACAGCATGTCAAACAGATGCGATTGGTTGAATACGGGGTAGGGGAGCAGGTTCCCGGTCCCTATGAATATAGTCCCGAAGTCATTGAACGGGTCAAAGAACGCTTGCGGAAAAAACAGGCCGTCACGATCACGGGCATGGAGTAA